The Mycobacterium paragordonae genome includes a region encoding these proteins:
- a CDS encoding MlaE family ABC transporter permease, giving the protein MVSVELERVTRPLRAVGEFFAMSLDTLVAMFKLPFPWREFLLQSWFVARVSLIPTLLLTIPFTVLVVFTLNILLVEFGAADFSGTGAATASVTQIGPVVTVLVVAGTGATAMCADLGSRAIHDELNALRVMGVDPIRRLAAPRVLAATVVAVSLVSLVTLVGLAGSFVFSVFVQHVTPGAFAAGLTLITHLPDLILGLVKGALFGMAAALIACYKGISVSKGPQGVGNAVNETVVYSFIALFLINIVATAVFYTGPQ; this is encoded by the coding sequence ATGGTTTCAGTTGAGTTGGAGAGGGTCACCAGGCCGCTGCGAGCGGTCGGCGAGTTCTTCGCGATGTCACTGGACACGCTGGTGGCGATGTTCAAGCTGCCATTTCCGTGGCGCGAATTCCTGCTGCAGAGCTGGTTCGTCGCACGGGTCTCGCTGATTCCGACGCTGCTGCTGACCATTCCGTTCACGGTGCTGGTCGTATTCACCCTCAACATCCTGCTGGTGGAGTTCGGCGCCGCCGACTTCTCCGGCACCGGGGCGGCCACCGCGTCGGTGACCCAGATCGGGCCGGTGGTGACGGTTCTCGTCGTCGCCGGTACCGGAGCCACCGCAATGTGTGCCGACCTCGGTTCCCGCGCGATCCACGATGAGCTCAACGCGTTGCGGGTGATGGGCGTCGATCCCATTCGCCGGCTGGCGGCGCCCCGGGTGTTGGCCGCCACCGTCGTAGCCGTGTCCCTGGTGTCGCTGGTGACCCTGGTGGGGCTGGCCGGCTCCTTCGTCTTCTCGGTGTTCGTTCAGCACGTCACCCCGGGGGCCTTCGCCGCGGGCCTGACGCTGATCACCCACCTGCCCGATCTGATCCTCGGACTGGTCAAGGGAGCGCTGTTCGGGATGGCGGCGGCCCTGATCGCCTGCTACAAAGGCATTTCCGTGAGCAAAGGGCCGCAAGGTGTGGGCAACGCCGTCAACGAGACGGTCGTCTACTCCTTCATCGCCCTGTTCCTGATCAACATCGTCGCCACGGCGGTCTTCTACACGGGGCCGCAATGA
- a CDS encoding ABC transporter permease codes for MSLVASWNHVGAQVAFYARTFTEMRTAFRRYGREMVRLVAQMSMGTGALAVIGGTVVIVGFLTLSTGAVIAVQGYNQLSGIGVEAMTGFISAYVNVRIIAPAVAGVGLAATIGAGSTAQLGAMSIADEIDALEVMAVRSVAYLVSTRVVAGVVVVIPLYCVAVVCAFQAARFGTTRLYGQSTGVYDHYFHTFLNSIDLLWSFVTVIVAAIAIMLVHTYYGYTARGGPAGVGEAVGHSVRTSLIVLTLVVLAISLSVHGQSGHFNLSG; via the coding sequence ATGAGTTTGGTGGCGAGCTGGAATCACGTTGGCGCCCAGGTGGCTTTCTACGCCCGGACGTTCACCGAGATGCGCACGGCCTTCCGGCGGTACGGCAGAGAGATGGTACGACTCGTCGCCCAGATGAGCATGGGAACCGGTGCGCTGGCAGTGATCGGCGGGACGGTGGTCATCGTCGGCTTCCTGACCCTGTCAACCGGAGCCGTCATCGCCGTGCAGGGCTACAACCAGCTCTCGGGCATCGGCGTGGAGGCGATGACCGGCTTCATCTCGGCCTACGTCAACGTCCGGATCATCGCACCGGCCGTGGCCGGCGTGGGTCTGGCCGCCACCATCGGAGCCGGTTCCACCGCGCAACTGGGGGCGATGAGCATCGCCGATGAAATCGACGCGCTGGAGGTGATGGCTGTCCGGTCGGTGGCCTACCTGGTCTCCACCCGGGTGGTGGCCGGAGTCGTCGTGGTGATCCCGCTGTACTGCGTGGCCGTGGTGTGCGCCTTCCAGGCCGCACGATTCGGCACCACCAGGCTGTACGGGCAGTCCACCGGGGTGTACGACCACTATTTCCACACCTTCCTCAACTCGATCGACCTGCTCTGGTCATTCGTCACGGTGATCGTCGCGGCGATCGCAATCATGTTGGTGCACACCTATTACGGCTACACCGCCCGCGGTGGGCCCGCCGGAGTCGGGGAGGCGGTGGGCCACTCGGTACGCACCTCCCTGATCGTGTTGACCCTTGTGGTGCTGGCGATCTCGCTGTCTGTCCACGGCCAGTCCGGTCACTTCAACTTGTCGGGCTAG
- a CDS encoding MCE family protein: MQESRPGGMHPAWWTLILLVSTIGVVVATSALFSGSFKSYVPVTLISDRAGLVMDRGGKVKMRGVQVGRVGAISTGKDEVRIRLDMYPGEIRYIPANVRARIRATTLFSAKYVDLVYPSDPDRRRLAAGAAIKVDSVGTEVNTMFANLVKVLSQIDPAKLNGVLSALADGLRGHGAAIGQGITDANEVLLAVNPRAETIRADTRAAATVADTYSAAAQDILRALDGASVTGSTISDAPDLDALLANVIGLSRSGIQVLGANRDNLIRAANLLEPTTSLLMKYNPGLTCMLVGAKLALDTGYLEATGGANGYSLVIDSTPLFGADQYRYPQNLPIVGAKGGPGGKPGCGSLPDVAANWPLRQLITDTGWGTGLDIRPNPGIAFPAYADYLPITRGVPEPPSIRYPGGPAPGPIPYPGAPPYGAAQYAPDGTPLYPGLPPAPPPGAPRESGPAPPGSEPFVPPAPAQVQPTPSGH, from the coding sequence ATGCAGGAATCACGCCCGGGGGGAATGCATCCCGCGTGGTGGACCCTGATACTGCTCGTATCGACCATCGGCGTCGTCGTGGCGACCTCGGCGCTGTTCAGCGGGTCTTTCAAATCGTATGTTCCGGTGACCTTGATCTCGGACCGGGCGGGTCTGGTCATGGATCGCGGCGGCAAGGTCAAGATGCGTGGCGTGCAGGTGGGCCGGGTTGGCGCCATCAGCACCGGCAAAGACGAGGTACGCATCAGGCTGGACATGTACCCGGGGGAGATCAGATACATCCCGGCGAACGTGCGGGCCCGCATCCGGGCGACCACGTTGTTCAGCGCGAAATACGTTGACCTGGTGTACCCCAGCGATCCGGATCGCCGACGGCTGGCCGCCGGCGCGGCGATCAAGGTCGACAGTGTCGGCACCGAGGTCAACACGATGTTCGCCAACCTGGTCAAGGTACTGAGCCAGATCGACCCGGCCAAGCTGAACGGGGTGCTCTCGGCGCTGGCCGACGGTCTGCGCGGTCACGGCGCAGCCATCGGCCAGGGCATCACCGACGCCAATGAGGTGCTACTGGCGGTCAACCCGCGAGCGGAGACCATCCGCGCCGACACCCGTGCGGCCGCAACGGTCGCCGACACGTACAGCGCTGCCGCACAAGACATTCTGCGGGCACTGGACGGCGCCAGTGTCACGGGCTCGACCATCTCGGACGCACCCGACTTGGATGCGTTGCTGGCCAACGTCATCGGGTTGTCGCGCAGCGGTATCCAAGTTCTGGGAGCGAACCGGGACAACCTGATTCGAGCCGCGAACCTGCTGGAGCCCACCACGAGCCTGCTGATGAAATACAACCCCGGGCTGACGTGCATGCTGGTCGGCGCCAAGCTCGCCCTGGATACCGGCTACCTGGAGGCCACCGGAGGCGCGAACGGGTACTCCCTGGTCATCGACAGCACTCCACTGTTCGGCGCCGATCAATACCGATATCCGCAGAACCTGCCGATCGTCGGGGCAAAGGGCGGCCCCGGAGGAAAGCCGGGTTGCGGCTCCCTGCCCGATGTCGCCGCCAATTGGCCGCTGCGGCAACTCATCACGGACACCGGCTGGGGAACGGGCCTCGACATCCGGCCCAATCCGGGCATCGCGTTCCCGGCGTACGCCGATTACCTCCCCATCACCCGGGGGGTGCCCGAGCCGCCCAGCATCCGTTACCCGGGCGGGCCGGCGCCGGGACCCATCCCGTATCCCGGGGCGCCGCCCTACGGCGCCGCGCAATACGCCCCGGACGGGACTCCGCTCTACCCGGGGCTGCCGCCGGCGCCCCCGCCCGGTGCGCCGCGTGAATCCGGCCCGGCGCCACCGGGATCCGAGCCGTTCGTGCCACCGGCGCCCGCCCAGGTGCAGCCCACCCCGAGCGGGCACTAG
- a CDS encoding MCE family protein, with the protein MTVLGAIWRLAIFMAVCVLGLVAMLAIFADLRFGKEKQYRASFSNVSGLEADNFVRIAGVEVGQVKKISIQDDGTALVDFSTDDSVVLTESTRAVIRYQNLIGGRYLALEEGGGGTRQLAPGGTIPLTRTAPALDLDALIGGFRPLFHALDPNQVNVLSSELIKAFQGEGATISSVLVRTAALTNTLADRGRLIGQVIANLDTVLGSLGDQSTQFAKAVDALSQLLATLADHKQDLSTSLAYTNAAAGSITDLLARGRQPLGKTLHESDRIAGLVLADHDYFDDLLNTLPDAYQMLNRQGLHGDFFSFYLCDLILKVNGKGGQPVYVKVIGQPSGRCTPR; encoded by the coding sequence ATGACTGTGCTAGGCGCGATCTGGCGGCTCGCCATCTTCATGGCCGTATGCGTGCTGGGCCTGGTCGCGATGCTGGCCATCTTCGCCGACCTGCGGTTCGGTAAAGAGAAGCAGTACCGGGCGTCGTTCAGCAATGTCTCGGGGCTGGAGGCCGACAACTTCGTGCGCATCGCCGGAGTCGAAGTCGGCCAGGTCAAGAAGATCTCGATTCAGGACGACGGCACCGCGCTGGTCGACTTCAGCACTGACGATTCCGTGGTATTGACCGAGAGCACCCGGGCGGTCATCCGGTACCAGAATCTGATCGGCGGTCGTTATCTCGCTCTCGAGGAAGGGGGCGGCGGCACAAGGCAACTCGCACCCGGCGGGACGATCCCGCTGACCCGGACCGCTCCCGCACTGGATCTGGACGCCCTGATCGGCGGCTTCCGGCCGCTGTTCCACGCGCTGGATCCCAACCAGGTCAACGTGCTGTCCAGCGAGCTGATCAAGGCATTCCAGGGTGAGGGCGCCACCATCAGCTCAGTCCTGGTGCGCACCGCGGCGCTGACGAACACGCTCGCGGATCGGGGCCGGCTGATCGGGCAGGTCATCGCCAACTTGGACACCGTGCTCGGATCGCTCGGCGACCAGAGTACCCAGTTCGCCAAAGCCGTTGACGCCCTGTCGCAATTGCTGGCCACGCTGGCTGACCACAAACAGGACCTCAGCACGTCACTGGCCTACACCAACGCGGCCGCCGGCTCCATTACCGATCTGCTGGCACGGGGACGGCAGCCGCTGGGGAAGACCTTGCACGAGTCGGACCGGATAGCGGGTCTCGTCCTGGCCGATCACGACTACTTCGACGATCTGCTCAACACGCTGCCCGATGCCTATCAGATGCTCAATCGGCAGGGCCTACACGGCGACTTCTTCAGCTTCTACCTGTGTGACCTGATCTTGAAAGTGAATGGCAAAGGGGGGCAACCGGTTTACGTCAAGGTGATCGGTCAGCCGTCGGGGAGGTGCACGCCGCGATGA